One window of bacterium genomic DNA carries:
- a CDS encoding aconitate hydratase (Catalyzes the conversion of citrate to isocitrate) — GASSPAARYLEARGVARADFNSYGARRGNHEVMERGTFANIRLRNLLVPGVEGGVTRHLPTGEQLSVFEAAARYKAAGTPLVILAGQMYGAGSSRDWAAKGTFLLGVRAVIAESYERIHRSNLAGFGVLPLQFRPDETRASLGLTGEESFALPGLGGELRPGQELELLVRDAGGTERRLAVLLRLDTPVELHYFRHGGILQAVLRGMLGSN, encoded by the coding sequence GGGGGCGAGCAGCCCGGCTGCGCGCTATCTCGAGGCGCGCGGCGTGGCGCGCGCGGACTTCAACAGCTACGGCGCGCGGCGCGGCAACCACGAGGTGATGGAGCGCGGTACCTTCGCGAACATCCGCCTGCGCAACCTGCTCGTGCCGGGCGTCGAGGGCGGCGTCACGCGGCACCTGCCGACGGGCGAGCAGCTCAGCGTCTTCGAGGCCGCCGCGCGCTACAAGGCGGCGGGCACGCCGCTCGTGATCCTCGCCGGTCAGATGTACGGCGCCGGTTCGAGCCGCGACTGGGCGGCCAAGGGCACCTTCCTGCTCGGCGTGCGCGCCGTGATCGCCGAGAGCTACGAGCGCATCCACCGCAGCAACCTGGCCGGTTTCGGCGTGCTGCCGCTGCAGTTCCGGCCCGACGAGACGCGCGCGAGCTTGGGTCTGACCGGCGAGGAGTCCTTTGCGCTGCCGGGCCTGGGGGGAGAGCTGCGCCCGGGGCAGGAGCTGGAACTGCTCGTTCGCGACGCCGGCGGGACCGAGCGGCGTCTCGCCGTGCTGCTGCGCCTGGACACGCCCGTGGAGCTGCACTACTTCCGGCACGGAGGGATCCTGCAGGCCGTGCTGCGAGGGATGCTCGGGAGCAACTAG